A window of Equus caballus isolate H_3958 breed thoroughbred chromosome 21, TB-T2T, whole genome shotgun sequence genomic DNA:
TGTCATTTCCACCCTGGAGGCTGAGCCTGGGGACCTGGGATGCCCAGGTCCCAAGCTTTCTGCCTTCTGTACTTAAAAAATTCAGCCCCCATAGGTACTGGAGGTGGGGTCTCAGAAGTGCCCAGCTGCCTAAGTCCGGGTCAGGGCCAGTTGCACCGAGCCACCGAGACCTAGGTTCCCTGCACCTCTGCACCCTGCAGAACCCCGGACGTCCAGGTTCCAGGAGGCCCAgttgtgttgggggggggggtgacacACAACTGTGCTCCTTGCCCCTCCCCCTCACGGTCAGCAAGCGCCGGCGCCAGGGTGCCgtgcctcctccccagcctgtacccagcttgggggtgggggtcagtggGGTCGTGGTGAGGGCGGCAAGGGACAAAGGGCGCTTGTCCGATGGCCGCCCTGACCTCCGCTGCCGCTTCCCGGACGCCGGGCCCGCCGCTGATTCACACCCAGGCCGGCCGCAGCGCCCCGAGCCTGCCGCCCCCGTCCGGGCCGCCCCGGGGGGTAGGAAGTGGAGGGGGGGCGAGGGGCGGCGCCGAGTCAACTTTCCCTCTTAAGCCCCGAAGGAATGTCGGCGGATTTCCTGAAACCCGACCCCGGCAGCCCGCCGGCCCTCCCGCCCCTCACCTGGACCTGCTCCCTCGGGAACGGCAGGAGGGGCGCGGGGGCTCACCTGGGGGGCTGGGGTCAAGTCCTCCTTCCGCTCCCACCCCTAGCGGCCTCATGGAGCGGAAAGGGGGGTGGGTGGGCGGCAATCAAACCCTCTCACTCCTTCTCTCCAGCGACCTAGGCTAGCGGCCCAACctctcgggcctcagtttcccgttCCGCAAAAGGGCGCGGgatgtccttccttccttttgcgCCTTAAGCGATTCCTCTAATGCCCGACGCCCCCACCGCCAGCCTTCGCAGGAGTCGGCCCGCCTCTCTATGCTTCTCTAGCTCGTCACCTGAGCCGGCTCTCTTTGCCACCccgaacctcagtttcctcacctgtaagttGGACAACGCTACCAGTGCTTCCTTATAGGGCTGTCGCAAGAAAATCCCTGGGGAGTGTTTTGCTTGGCGTGAACGAAGGACAGTAACTGTGGAAGGCTTAAGCGCGCGGGGATCCGGCATCGGCATGTGTGGGCTTGAATTCTGGCTCAGCCGAGGGGGCCTGAGTttcccacctgtgaaatgggggacAGTATTGGTTATAACCAATGGCTGTTTCCCAAGGCGCAGGCCTGGCACGCGGTGGATTAGACGCGGGGTTCCCTCGCACTCGCGCAAACGGCGGGCGGGAGGCCTCGCCACAGGGTCGCGGCGGCCTAGCccgggagggcggggcggggcgggggagggtcTGCGCCGGGATCCAGATGTTCGGGGTCCTCCAGGCACAGCCGCGCCTGATTAAGCCACGTGGGGGCCGGCGGAGGCCGCGGAGATGAAAGAGCGGCGGCCGGCCCGGGAAGGGGGTACGCCAGGCCCCCCCGGGTCCCCTCCTCCTCCGCCGGAACCTGCGGCGCCCTCTGACCAGCCGACCCCGCGTGGCTGTCGCCCGGTCTGCAGGGGCGGAGCGATGCAAGATGCGCTGGCGGCGGCGCGGCCTGGGCAGGCACCTGCGCGGGGCACGCCAGCGAGAGGGGGACATCTTTGCAGGGGACTCTGGCTTAGAGGGGCGCCCCCACTCCCACGCCTGACGGAGAGGAGGCTAGGGGGACTTCCTAACTGGAGATTCAAGGGGCTACAGTCTGTCACCTTGGAGTGTGGCAGTTTTGGAAGCCAGAAGTGTCCCTGTTGCCTCAAGTTTtcccaggagaaggagaaattttAGCAGCACTCGCCTCACCCCTATCTGCACCTCTGTGTCCCCTCCCACTCAGCCTGAGTCGAGGGAACCCCAGTCTTGGGGGGCAGAGGCAGGATACCCCAAGTCTGTGGATCAGGGCTGGGCCAGAGGGAGATGAGGCTCGGGGAGCCCCGGACAGGCGGGgagggcttcctgaaggaggcGAACTGCGCACAAATTACCTGCCCTCTGACTTGGGTATCAAAGGAGAGGATGCCACAGACCTTCCCAAGGACTTTCGTGACGCAGACGTGCGAACCTCACGACCCTCCATTTCCACTCTCTGGCTGGGCTCCAGCCCTACTGCCCTCCCACCACCTCTTCCAACAAGCTCCTGCCCACCTCAGGGTCCTCGCTGTTCCCCTTGCTTCTATTGCCCTCCCTGCTTGGccagctcaaacatcacctcctcctggaggcccTCCCTGATCCCCCTGGCGAATagacccccctcccccacctcatcaccctatttgtttccttttggcCCCTAGATCTGGCTGAGATCTCCTCGCCCGCGGACAAGAGGGAAGTGTCATGGCACCACTGCGATGGGACAGACGGCGGCCCCATTATCcacctgccccgccccgcccgcatCTCCACGGTGCCGCAGCGCCGCTCCCCCGCCCCCCATTCCCAGGCTGCCTCGCTCGGGTGACGTCAGCGACCTggtccccgccgccgccgctgccgccgcatCCTCTACGCCCGCCAGGAGCCGGCGTCCCCCGCGCCCCTCGCGCCCGGCCCGGCCATGGCTTTGGTCGCGTTGATGccgctcctgctgctgctgctgcagcctcCGCCCGCCaaccccgcgccgcccgcccgcgaCCCCTTCGCCCCTCAGCTCGGGGACACGCAGAGCTGCCAGCTGCGGTGCCGCGACCGCTACCCTGGTTCGCAGCCCTCGCAGGTGAAGCGCATGCGGCGCCAGCCGGAGGACCAGTGATCTCTctgatgggggaggggctggggatgcGGTTCCCTCCGTTGGGAACGGGAGACAGGGGTTCCACGCAGGGGGAAAGGGTCGGAAATGAGGGTGGCTCCCTCCTGTGGGGGAAGGGTTGGGGTCCCTTCGATGGGTGCGAGCCCAAGGGTCGAGGTTTCCTCCGATGAGGTAGGATTTGTGGATGCGGGTTCCTCCGATGAATGCCGGGTTGGGGGGGGCGTCCCCAGGGTGCGGCGGGGACTGAGGCTCCTGATGTCCCCTCGCGGGATCTGGCTGCACTCTGCTGCGCAAGGACCCTCGGGGCGCCCAACCTCCCCCTCCCTCAGGCCTGAccgtcccctccccctcctcctccacccctgtGGCTTCCTCATCGTCCTTCCTCCCACGTAGCTTAGCAGACCCCACTCATAGCCTCACCCTCGTCTCCCCGCAAGACGAATCCCAGTTTCCCCAGGCCCAAGGGTGACAAACAcctcctcctctgagctccccctccttcctcaggCCTGAGAATTCTCCTCAATCTCCTCCTCCCTGGAGCCTGGCGTGGGGGGTGGCatttccctccatcctccccagtTTTCCGACCATTGCCCAAACCTAACATCCTGCAGCATCCGTGCCGCTTCTCaagcctcctctccctctctcctcctcagagtTAAGAGCCCCTACTAATATTCTTAGCCTCCCCACCTCATCCCAATCTCCCCAGATTTGGAGGGGGAGGCAAATCTTCTGCCTCCCCCCCTGAGTGCTTCCCGCCTGAGAACTGTGCATCCTACTCCCAGgcggagctggaggaggaggaggaccccTCGGAGTCCCCGCATGAGTATGACAGGGCCGTCCTGATCAGTGCTTGTGAGCGTGGCTGCCGCCTCTTCTCCATCTGCCGGTTTGTGGCCAGGAGCTCCAAGCCCAACGCCACCCAGGTGGAGTGTGAAGCAGGTGCGCGCTGGCTGGGTGggtcaggggagggagaggagacccgggcagggcagggccgcCTGGtcaccccctcctccttccacagcCTGCGTGGAGGCCTATGTGAAGGAGACGGAGCAGCAGGCCTGCAGCGAGGGCTGCTGGAGCCAGAACCCCGAGCCTGAGCCTGAGCAGGAGCAGAAGGTGGGCGCCCTCCCACCCGTGGCCCTGGGCCCATCGCCTGCCCCCTGCGCCCCCGAATCCGTCCGTTGCGCTCCGGGCCTGCTGGGTATCCTCTGTTGAGCCGTATCACATCTCAAGCCTCAGTGTCATCTCTGTGTCGTCGGAAGTGCTCCTcctgccacccctgcccctgccaccTTTTGGGGAGTAAATGGCAGGAAGCAACCACCATTTATCAGGCATTTGTCCTGGTCCAGGCCTGACCACAGCCTGTGCTAAATTTCTCATGCCACCCGGAGGCACCTGGGACAGTGCCACTCCCATTTCATGCCCGTGGAGcagctgcccaaggccacacaggcgGGCTCTGCAGAGGTGGGATTTAAAGCCAGTGCCCCCAGGGcttgtgaccccccccccccgaccttACTCGTCTTCAGTGCCCCAGAGCTGACTTTACTgcacctactgcatgccaggAACTGCTGGTCTAAGCACTTTCCTTGTGATGACCTGTCATCTGTAGAGTTCAgaactgaggttcagggaggaGCAGCCTCCCAAGCACAAACACAGTGCCCCCCGCCCCCCTGAGAGAAATAACTGCTCACCCGCCATAGTCCTTGAGTGCCTCTAGGCAACGCTGCACTAGGGGAAAACACAGGACCCAGCCTCACAGCCGGAGATCCCGGGGCTGGGATCCCCCAGAAAGctcttccccccttcccctattttcctccacctcctccaggcttTCACTGTTCATAAAAGCCCACTGCACTATCGTTCCTTCTTGTTCCGAGTTCTCTTCTGACACTGTCAAAATCCTAACGATGATGGTGACGTTTTAAATAATAGCAGCTACTACATATTAGGCACTTGTGCTGTACTATTGTCTAGTTGAAATCTCATAGCAACTCCATGAGGGAAGAGAATCATCCCTATTTtagggctcagagagggcaattcgcttcccaagggcacacagccagCCAAATGCAGCACTGAGGTCTGTGGTCATTGTATGAAGCCATGTTGCCCCAAATCACTTAGTAAATTCTGATCACAGTGAATTCTCCCCGCTCCTCTCCCATTCGTTAATGCCCTACCTTGGTGACATTTCTGTACCTTGGGCCTCCCCTTTGCAGAGAAAAGTCCTGGAAGCTCCAAGCGGGGCCCTCTCGCTCCTGGACTTGTTTTCCACCCTCTGCAATGACCTTGTCAACTCTGCCCAGGGCTTTGTCTCCTCCACTTGGACATACTACCTGCAAACTGACAATGGGAAGGTGGTGGTGTTCCAGGTGAGGAGTTTGGCAGGGGCCACACCAGAGTGGTGGATGGGTGGTCGGGGTAAGATGTTGGGAGGCATTGGTTCTTGGCTGATGGGATGCAAAGTCCATTGATGTGTAagcttcaggcacagctggatccaGTGTCTCACCTCACCCCTTGACTCTGCTTTCCTTTGTAGTGGCTTCATTCCCAGGCAAGCACTTCCCTCCTGATAGCAGGGTGGATGCTTAAGGCTCTAGATTACGGCCTTTCTGGAGTTTGAACTAGGTTGGGACTAACTGATTGGCCTTGGCTGGGTCAAATGACCACCTCTCAGCCAATCCCTGTGATTCTCCTGGCCTGGCGTGGATCACCTACATTCTTACTTCAGGAGCTGGAGGATCAAGATACGTCAAGGGGCCCACAGTAGCAGGGAACAACATCCCTGACATCGTAGTCCACAGCCCCTTGGGAGGGTGTTCTCCCTATCCCCAGGGGAACTAAGTGCCAGCTGGGCATGGGATGATGGAGCCTGcatggggcacagagaggtgctTCCCAGGGCCAAGTGGTGCCTTTATAAGGGCTTTTCTGTGCTGTCTTGTTCCCGACCTAGACCCAGCCTGTGGTAGAGACCCTAGGGCACGAGGGGGCCCGTCTGCAGCGAGTAGAGGTGACCTGGCGGGGATCTCACCCTGAGGCCTTGGAGGTACACGTAGGTAAGGTCCAAGCCAGGACCACTGCTCCTTCTAGGGGTGGCTCCACTGTCATAAGGAGTCCTCCTGTCAAATGAACCTTCCAGGACTGGGATTTCTCTCTCAACTCCTGGAGTTCCTGGGTCTCCCAGTATTCTGTGGTCCTTCTCCCAAACTTCCTTGGTCCGTCTCCCAGGGTTCCATGGTCCATCAACCAGAGTTCCTTGGTCCATTAACCAGAGTTCCTTGGTTCATCTCCCAGAGTACCTTGGTTCATATCCCAGGCTTCCTTGGCCTGTCTCCCAGGCTTCCTTGGTCCAACTCCAGGGTTCCTTGGTCCATTGACTAGGAGTCCTTGGTCCATCTCCCAGGGTTCCTTGGTCTATTTCCCAGGATTCCTTGGTTTGTCTCCCAGGCTTCCTTGGTCCAACTCTGAGGTTCCTTGGTCCAACTCCAGGGTTCCTTGGTCCATCAACCAGGGGTCCTTGGTCCGTCTCCCAGGGTTCCTTCATCTGTCTTCCAGGGTTCCTCAGTCCGTCTCCCAGGGTTCCCTGGTCTGTGTCCAGGGTTCCTTGGTCTGTCTCCCAGGGTTCCATAGTCCATCTCCCAGGGTTCCATGGTCCGTCTCCAGGGTTTCTTGGTCCGTCTCCAGGGTTTCTTGATCTGTCTCCTGGGTTCCTGGTCTATCTCCCAGGGTTCTGTAGTCCATCTCCAGGGTCCTGTAGTGCGTCTCCAGGGTTTCTTGGTCCATCTCCAGGGTTCCATAGTTCGTCTCCAGGGTTCCGTGGTCCATCTCCAGGGTTCTGATCTATTCCACGACTCCATGCTCTATTGCCCCAGGTGTtggccttttttcttctctccatggTTGCTCTGGCTCTTGTGGAAGGCCTggaggccactgagaagtggccCATCTCTCAGATCCTGTAGGTCCCTTGGACAAGGTGAGGAAGGCCAAGATCCGAGTCAAGACTAGCAGCAAGGCCAAGGTGGAGTCCGATGAGCTACAAGACAATGACTTCCTCAGTTGCATGTCCCGGTCGGTGGCAGGACCCTGGGAGTGGGacgggggtggggctggagaggagggtcTCTCTGATCCCACTAGGGCCGCTGAACTTACCTGCTGGGTGGGGCAGGCGCTCGGGGCTTCCTCGCTGGATCCTGGcctgctgcctcttcctctccGTGCTGGTGATGCTGTGGCTGAGCTGCTCTACCCTGGTGACTGCACCTGGCCAGCATCTCAAGTTCCAGGTGGGCAGGGCcccgggggaggggtgggaggacagTGGCTCCGTAGTCCTGGATTGGGCCACCCTCTCTCCCATGGAGGCAGGGAGCCCTGACTTGCTatgtgacactgggcaagtttCTTCACTCTCCTATGAAATGGGGGGAAAAACACTCACCCCGAGTAGGGTGACCTGAGATCAGGGGTGGGAAGAAGCCTTGCCTGGGTGCGGGCTCAGAGCCCCCCCTTCCTCCCCCTGCAGCCCCTGACCCTGGAGCAGCACAAAGGCTTCATGGTAGAGCCAGACTGGCCCCTGTACCCTCCCCCATCGCACGCCTTTGGGGACAGCCCCCCACCCTACAAGCTGAAGCTGGATCTCACCAAGCTGTAGGCCTCGGTCCGCCTGGGGAATTGTTCCTCAGGCCTCCTCGCCCTGTGCTCAGGAGTCCAGGCCAGGGTGGGACCATCCTTGGGCTCCTCCACCCACAAAATCCTTCTCTCTACAGGCCTGCCCCTCTCCCCCGGGTCCTGATGTCTCTAGGGGGTGACATCTGGCCTtgcttcctccctgccccctccctagAGCGAGCTTCTTCCATCTTCT
This region includes:
- the TMEM59L gene encoding transmembrane protein 59-like isoform X1; its protein translation is MALVALMPLLLLLLQPPPANPAPPARDPFAPQLGDTQSCQLRCRDRYPGSQPSQAELEEEEDPSESPHEYDRAVLISACERGCRLFSICRFVARSSKPNATQVECEAACVEAYVKETEQQACSEGCWSQNPEPEPEQEQKRKVLEAPSGALSLLDLFSTLCNDLVNSAQGFVSSTWTYYLQTDNGKVVVFQWLHSQTQPVVETLGHEGARLQRVEVTWRGSHPEALEVHVDPVGPLDKVRKAKIRVKTSSKAKVESDELQDNDFLSCMSRRSGLPRWILACCLFLSVLVMLWLSCSTLVTAPGQHLKFQPLTLEQHKGFMVEPDWPLYPPPSHAFGDSPPPYKLKLDLTKL
- the TMEM59L gene encoding transmembrane protein 59-like isoform X2, with product MALVALMPLLLLLLQPPPANPAPPARDPFAPQLGDTQSCQLRCRDRYPGSQPSQAELEEEEDPSESPHEYDRAVLISACERGCRLFSICRFVARSSKPNATQVECEAACVEAYVKETEQQACSEGCWSQNPEPEPEQEQKRKVLEAPSGALSLLDLFSTLCNDLVNSAQGFVSSTWTYYLQTDNGKVVVFQTQPVVETLGHEGARLQRVEVTWRGSHPEALEVHVDPVGPLDKVRKAKIRVKTSSKAKVESDELQDNDFLSCMSRRSGLPRWILACCLFLSVLVMLWLSCSTLVTAPGQHLKFQPLTLEQHKGFMVEPDWPLYPPPSHAFGDSPPPYKLKLDLTKL